The Leptodactylus fuscus isolate aLepFus1 chromosome 5, aLepFus1.hap2, whole genome shotgun sequence genome segment GAACTCGGATGCGTTCACCCTGCAGAAAGGCGTATAGAAACTGAAGTGATCATTCATCCCCTATACACTGTCGTTGCAGGGCTATGGAGTCTGAGTAAAGACCAATACTGGAAGCGTTTGAGAAAAGTTAGACGTTGGCTTTAAAATAAAGCaatgaattatttttaattattagatGTCTAACGTTCGTAGGCTTTACTTCTTCTCACTGACATTTATGGAGGAATATGGAAACATAGGAGGTGAATTATCTTCCTATATGGGGCCACTCTGAGTTGGCTATAGAAATGTTAACGTTTTTGTTGCCAGTTTGATGCCTACGGTGAATGGCGGACCGTTGTACGACATCTGCAAGCGATGGGAATGTGAATTGAACAAGTTGGATCTGATCCACACAATGTGCCTGGGGTCCTGTAGCCCAGTCTCACCCTAGAATAACACACCATGTCTATGGGCAGGTTTAATAATAAGGATGTTTCGTGTGTCTACTTGCCCGCTTTGTGAAGTCAATCCCTTCATGGCGTTCTCCCACTTCTGGCCTCTGAGCCATGACAGACACAACAAGGAGGAGACCTGAAGGACTGCAGAAAAAGCAGATTCTAATAAAACATGGCCATTAAATCAGAATTAGTGAAGCGTCTGCAAGAAAGCAGGGAGTCAACCTGGAGGAGCTTGGCTACACATAGCAATGTGACCCATTAATCCGGTCCATGTGACGTTCTCACTGCCTCGGTGACCTTTACACAACTAATAGAGAAATATGACAAATTAATCTAATAGGACCAACTAAAGATTGTACCATTGGGTCCCCGGGCCGAGACGGGATGTCTATGCTTTTGCCTCCTGGCACATCCTCTACTAAGCAACTTAAGGACTCCAAGAACTACTTTATAGATGTGTATGTGTAACGTAAGGGGAATGGCCTGTAGTCTACTCAAGGTCTGAAGACCAAGGAACCCTGGAGGATAAGAAGCTCATCTTTCCTTGTTCTGGTGGAGCACTGCTCCCCCCCAGTCTAGTCTGGCTAGAAGAACGCTAATCCTTGGCCGCTGCTCCAAGTTTTAGTAAAGAAATGCATCAGAAGAATGTTAATCCTCCATTATCCTTGATCGTGAGGGAGAAAGATTCTTTGCCAAGACAGGATCAAGAGAGAGTAATATTAATAAGGAACAAAGTTCCCGATACTTCACCTTTAGGAATAACTTCTATGAGGACATTGCTGTTGGACAGACAGTAGGGGGCGCTGTCATGAAGTGGTGCAGATAGGGGAGACTTGTTGCTCCTTCATAAAGTGCCGTCAAAAGTTACCAACTCCACCTTCAAAATAAAAAGATtaattttaatattattattctaTGATTAAGTAGATGAAGGAGTCCGATTTGGGCTGAGACATAATAGAGGCGTTTGAGTCCAtgctttggcctaccaactccacagccctgatacCCCCAAAATGAAATCAGACAACCAGTTGTGAGTTAGACATGGTGTGCATTGTagatgggatatatatatatatagtgtgtatatatatatatatatatatatatatatatatatatatatatatatatatatatatatatatataacacacacacacacacacacatccatgcCCGGATAAAGAGGCATAGGGAGGGGTTTGGGGGCATTGGCTTGCAACCCAGTGAAATCAATCCCTTTTATTGATGCTGCAAATGGCCAACTAACTTTGGGGTCCTGCTGAAGACCCCTCCGATAACCAAAGGAGCCCTAAACAAGGAGTTATCTTAACCTTATTCATTGTGCTACACGGAGAATACCTAGCTGTTAGAAGTGCGGGTAGATTTGCTACTTCTTTTTGGTCATGCCTCACGTCCTCCTTTCTGAGATGTCTCTTTCCCCTTCGTGTGCCTCAGGATAACAATGGAGGCCATCTGGGCCCTGGAACAAGTTTTACGATTTCCTTCGTTTCAGAAAAACCTTAATTGTAAAACCAAATCTAAGCTTTGTGGCACATGTGTGTGTCATGGGGCCTTTAAGCAAGGCAATCCatggtatacagcatatacagtatgtcacaGAGTGCCCAGGAGCTAGGAGAAGGCTGTATATACTTATGGCTCCTGTTATAGGATACTGTAATAGACTCTTTCCCAACAGATCTTAATGGACACTATTATCATTGGGTGTTTTTGCAGTCAATGGGTTAAAAGCATCAATGGCGGCTGTGAAGTGAATGTCACTTTTAGATCCAGAATTtgtgcagtagtgtgtatgtGTACTATATAGTGTGTGTGGTTATGGGCAATGTATATggttagaatatatatatatataggaatagAATCGTCAGGGTCACAATGTTATTGTAGCAGCCTATTACCATTCACCCTTCCCGTGCTGGAGGTTCTTAAACCTATGCATGTAATGGGTGGAGGAGTCTGTGGGTGACTGATAAGGACGAGGTCTGAACATACAGATAACATATAAACTGCGGGAACACCAGAACATTTGTGTGCTGTGCACGGTCATACGTAAGATTGTGGGTCACTTGTATGACTGGTATGGACTGTCGGGGTAGGGGGATTGTGGGGTTACTATGGACTGTCGGGGTAGGGGGATTGTGGGGTTACTATGGACTGTCGGGGTAGGGGGATTGTGGGGTTACTGTGCACagtgtagtatatataatatataataatctataatattctccttcttctcctcagtCTGAGTTTCAGTCACCATGATTCCCGTGGCCGAGTTCAAGCAGTTCACAGAGCAGCAGCCGGCCTTCAAGGTGCTGAAGCCCTGGTGGGATGTCCTGGCTGAGTACATCACCATTGCCATGCTCATGATTGGGGTCTTTGGGTGCACCCTGCAGGTAGGTGACCTACTAATATTCTCACTTCAATAGGGTTTATTTTCCTTCTTTTCCTCCCGCAGCCATGTACATTTGTATGTTCTATATCAcaccgcagctgctgcagaacttctttaAGAGACGCTTTGCCAATAGCTGTGTACTGACAatttatacagtactgtgcaaaatggTTTTTAGGCAGAAGTGGATAAAATGCTGCATGGTAAGGATGCTGTCAGTTTATTTGTGTCAATTAACAAATAGAAGCGAATGAAGAAaagtgaaatgtaaatcccatcaatatttggtgtgacctttgaccTTTACTTTCCATTACTACTTCTCGgtatttgcagacagtttttgaaggatcgCAGCAGGGacattgttcccaccatctttcttctgtggatgtcggcttgctccaatccttctgtctcctcatgtaatcccagacagactggatgatggtgagatcagggctctgcggagGCCGTACCATCACTTCCACATCAAAGATCACATGGGATTAGATTTctctttcttcattcacttaattatATTAATTGAAAAAACCAGTAACCTTTCGTTTTTCACTTTAGTATTCCTTCatgtctgcctaaaacttttgcacagcgctGTATATGATAATTATACAAGTATGCCAGTATTATATAACAGCAGTCACCGGACAGGCTTCTCTCCATTGTTCACACCCATACATTGACTTGATACTGCTGAGTTGGTGTCGGCTCCCTGTGTCTGGCCTCAGGAGTGCTGAACAGGAGGCCTAAGACTATTGCACCATATATACAGATCCCCTCTGTCAGCCCTCTCCACTGTTCAACAAGGGGACATTTGCTGCTTGACTCTTTTTAGGACAGACCATTGggcatatatgtaatgtaataggGCCCTGCCCTGATGAGATTCCCTTTATAAAGTGAATGTTCACTGTATGACCATGTTATACTTGTGTTAGGTTTTGCCTAGGTCTAAAATCCAATATGTTATAGGTTAGATCTCGTATCCCGTGCTGATTACTtttatatgttatttttatatcgATCTGAGCTCAGTTTTTGTGATAGTGTCATATCTCCTTTCATTGAGTTTAATAAGTTTTGCCTgccagcagccaccactagggggagtgtaTGAGTTCaattcatatttttttaaaggggtttgtctGAGTACATAATTTTTTAATAACGCTTGCCCTGCTGTTATAAAGGACATACTTTGGACTATGATGGTGAACTCCACGTCCTTTCAGATAGTGATATCATGGTCatcttgcagctcagtctcaatcAAATgaaagggctgagctgcaataccagctacagccactatacaatgtatggcgctgttcttTGTAACTAGCAAAGAGGCCACAGTGATCAATACCATggacctggataacccctttaagtccctcaTATATACTTTAGTCTTCATTTTGACCATCCCAGCTCGCCCACGTTCACAGTTGTCTGCTAGAATTAGTTTCATGCAGCATTTCCGGCCAAAGCAGTTTTTGTGGGTTTTTAATAAAATTGCCTCGATTACTTACCCCTCCCCATTATACCTCCCTctggccagtgtagtgactgatgCCACCATTTTATGCTCTGGAGTTAGAACGTGATACAGTTTACCTGCGTATAGAGAAGCTACGCCAGGAAGATGGCGGCCTCCTCCATCAGGTCCGTACAGACCACGGCTCTGGGCTCGTTCCCCATGGAGGTCATCTATATTGGGGCAAGATATTCCTAATTGTATgcactaagctccccctagtggtggctgcaggggtTTCACTTTACATGTGCAGGGATTTGAAgctctctataaaacatatgaAGCAAATCGCATCCTATTCAGGGCGCTTCGCCTGCTCAACCAAAAATATTTGCCATGGAGTCTGAAGCCTGGTTTTGTATGTAGTATGGAGGTTAAGCATCAGTATTTAATGTCTGTGGCATCTATGGAAGATGGCAATCTATAGTTTCCGCACAGTTAATCCTTACGGATACAGCTTTGTCAGAGACTCCATTAATGGCCTTGTAAATATGGCGGCGTCTCCACTTTATGCTGCATTATGAATATTTCACATTGATCTTCCTTCATGTGTCAGCCTATGTGTATTCTTCATCTCCTAGGCATTAACCTTTGCACTCTTCCCAGTTATTCCTTTCCATTCCTCCATATCCTTTCCTCTTTTTTCCTTAATCCGTGTTATCGGACAATCCTTCTGACTCCATGTGGTTTTCTGTTCCTCCACAGATCACTCAGGATAAGATCATCTGTCTGCCTAACCATATCTCCGCTGACTATGTTTCCCAAATCAACTGCAAAGAGTACACCCAAAGCTCGCAAGCCACCAACGCTAGTGAGGAAGAGTCCGCCCCGACTCCATCCCCAACGTCTGGCGCCCCTCGTGAGATGAGCGGCCTACGTAATAACTTGGACCTACAGCAATACAGCTTCATTAACCAAATGTGCTACGAAACGGCGTTACACTGGTATGCAAAGTACTTCCCCTACCTTGTGGTCATCCACACTCTCATCTTCATCATTTGTGGAAACTTCTGGTTCAAGTTTCCTGGCACAAGCTCCAAAATTGAACACTTCATCTCCATCTTGGGCAAGTGTTTTGATTCTCCATGGACAACTCGAGCGCTCTCTGAGGTCTCTGGAGAGACCACTCAGGAGAAGGAGAAGACTATAGAAAGAGACCTATCGAAGCCCAACATGGATGAAACGAGCCCAGCAACGGCTGATCTTCCAGTGCCGGAGAAAATCGTGGCAGACACTCCCGCAGCAAGCGTCTTGGACAAAAAAGAAGGTGAACAAGCCAAGGCCTTATTTGAGAAAGTCAAGAAATTCCGGCACCATGTGGAGGAAGGGGATATTCTATATTCCATGTACATGCGACAAACCATATTGAAATTCTGCAAATTTGTTCTGATAACTGTATACAATGCTGCCTTGGTGGGCCAAATCCACTTTATAGTTCCATGTATGGTGCATACAGAAGACATGACTGGATATAACAGTTTTTGCTGCAACCATACTAAAGCCCACCTCTTCTCCAAGTTGGCCATcagctacatatgttttttgggagTCTATGGTCTGACCTGTTTCTATACACTCTATTGGCTCTTTCGTCGTCCCTTGAAGGAGTATTCCTTTCGATCTGTCCGAGAAGAAACCGGGATTGGGGATATCCCCGATGTGAAAAATGACTTTGCCTTTGTCCTTCATTTGGTGGATCAATATGATTCTCTGTACTCTAAAAGATTTGCCGTCTTTCTGTCAGAGGTTAGTGAAAGTCGTCTAAGGCAGCTGAATCTCAACCATGAATGGCCGGCAGATAAACTAAGGCAGAAACTTCAGCAAACTCCAGAAGGCCGACTGGAACTTCATCTCTTCAAGCTGCCTGGGTTGCCGGATACAGTATTCGAAGTGACTGAGACTGAATCCCTTAAACTAGAACTTCTCAGTGAAGCCCACATTCCTCCACTGGTGTCCAAATTGGTCAGGTTAGAAGAGTTGTCTTTGTTTAACTGCCCGGCTAAAATCCAACATGCTTCTTTGTCTTACCTCCGGGACCATCTTAAAGTTCTTCAGGTTAAGTTTGATGATGTAAAAGAGTTGCCACTCTGGATTTTTAGTCTTCGGGCCCTTGAGGAGCTCCACCTGTTTGGCCTCCTGTCCCAAGATGCGTCAAAAAATGCTACGCTAGAAAGCTTGAGGGAGCTAAAAGCGCTCAAGGTGTTGATGCTGAAGAGCAATCTTTCCAAAGTGCCTCAGACGGTTGCCGACGTAGCGAGCCATTTGCAGAAACTCACTATACAGAATGATGGCACCAAACTTCTTACTCTTAATGCCTTAAAGAGGCTCTCCTTGCTAAAAGAACTGGAGCTGATTCGTTGCGATCTAGAGAGGATTCCTCATGCAGTCTTCAGCCTGAACAATCTTCAGGTGTTGGACTTAAAGGAGAACAGCTTGCACACCATAGAAGAAATCATAAGTTTGCAGCACTGCCGGAAACTAAGCGTCCTACGATTGTGGCACAACCAAATTGCCTACATTCCTGAACACATTCGCAAACTGAAGAGTCTTGAAGAGCTGAGCTTAAATCGGAACAAAATCCTTGTATTGCCACCTCAACTTTTCTTGTGTACTAAACTCCGCCACCTTGACCTCTCCCATAATGAAATCCGAGAGCTTCCCCCAGAAGTAGGCGTCCTACAGCTCTTGCAGTTCTTCGCCGTGACTGGAAATTTCATAGAGGAACTACCCAATGAGCTATTTTTCTGCCAAAGACTTAAGACTTTGAAGTTGGGACAGAATAAACTTTCGAGTCTATCACCCAAAATTGGGTCCCTTACCTCCTTAGTAAAACTGGAATTAAAAGGGAACAGGATCGATGTCTTGCCTCCAGAACTTGGGTCATGTACTAGTCTGAAAAAGTCTGGTTTCTCGGTGGAGCATGCTCTACTGGAGACCCTACCGCTGGATGTGAGGGAGAGGCTAAGTGAGGAGTCCTAGAGGGTTGGATATTGGAACGTCCATGATCTATAGTCAGATGTCTATTTTGATAACCTCTCCCAATCcccaaaataaaaacaattgaGGTAAGAGGTGAAGAACAAGAAGAAACCGCACGATACGGGGATCTAATAATTTTCTATAAGAGAGTTCTTTCACTAAATAACGCCTGTCCTTCATCTTTCTTCTGTTACTCGGCATGCGTTACGTCTTCCTTACCTCAATACTTGCCTTATTAAGAGTTCTCATTCTTCAGAAGGCCTTAAGACCAAGTAGTCGTAGCTCAGGAATATGCTTTTATCATGGTTCACCTACCGAGTGTAGCCATATAGAGGAGAGTGGCCGGTCGGTGAGGCTATAGACATCTGTATATATGGATTTACTTACAACTAGACCTatttaaagaggttctccaggaTTAGATGGCCTAGCCTTGGGATGTTTGATTCCTGGGATTGTTAGATTTAGCTGCCCTCCAGGACAAGTCGCTGATCTGTGAAGGTCCCAGGGACAGATTCTTATGAGGTTTAGGCCATAGTTTAAAGGGACACTCCTGGAAAGCTGATGTTCTATTATGCCTGGTGCATAGTTTGTCTCTTCAGATTTCCTACGGTGTTCCTTTAAGTCTTGGAGAGGTCCTTCAGAGGACATGGGGCATTACAATGGTTTCTATTTTCTAAAATGACCAGAATATGACCCAGGATGGTGTAgctgtgcattttttttattattattatttaaaataaacaTTTCAATATATCCTTGTGTCGCTTCTCTTCATCAGTCAGGTCCATCCATTTCACACCGCTGTAGTGCAAGGACAATATCGGTGTATGGAGATGGGTGCCATTTATAGGGTGCCAAAATGGTTTCTGTAGGTCTGATATGGATCGAGACTGCTGAGAAATATTTGAGATgttcaaggggttttccaggcaaactaGGACTGCTGAGGAACTGGGCTAACATAAAATAGTGGTCTCTCCTATGCCAGTCTTCTGTTGTGGCGTCAAGTCCCCTATTCCTATTTGTCCCTGCACTGGCTGGGCCATCAATGAAGAAGCGTAGGTGACCAATAACTGGCCGCAGTTGGGTACCCATGATGTCAGTGTTTGGTTGGGGCAGTGACCTGTGCCTGACCAGGGCGAGCATGGAATGGAATGGGAGACGTAACACCAGAATGTAGTATTACATTATGTCGGGAGGATACTAGCGGTTGTTAgagattatatttttatttgatttaaaATATGTGAACTAAATATGTGTCATGGTGCATGACACAGGGATTCAGAGGCCGCTAGAGGGACTTTTTGACTTGCACTGCCCCCTATGATCTCGTGCTGGCTATAGCACCGTGCATTAGTATTATCCTGTGTTTAACAGATTTAATGGCCGCTAGCCGTAGCTCTTCATGTAGCTGAGAGCCGGGCTTCTGCTGTAATGGCCGTGGATGGTGAGAACACTACTCATGACTGTTTAGCTTCTTAGATGGAAAggatatatatagaaaaaccgggaactggcagagcgctaaaggcagcaaaatccgtaatagacttgaaaaataaaaatgacgacatgcaagattaagatgaattggttctgttttattgctccaaggacatgaacaacagcttaaaacggctacccgtttcgacaccgggcgggtgtcttcttcaggccactaaaatatacagtatttatacaatattttagtggcctgaagaagacacccgcccggtgtcgaaacgcgtagctgttTTAAGCTGtttttcatgtccttggagcaataaaacagaaccaatctattacggattttgctgcctttagcactctgccagttcccggtttttctatatatcctttccattttttcaccacccactgtgtgggatGGTGTCcagtaagagctgcaattggcctggtgggcaattggcccggtgggctcctgactggagtctactatttccaccagacgggcgccaggtcaccctttttaaaCTTCTCTTAGCTTC includes the following:
- the LRRC8E gene encoding volume-regulated anion channel subunit LRRC8E → MIPVAEFKQFTEQQPAFKVLKPWWDVLAEYITIAMLMIGVFGCTLQITQDKIICLPNHISADYVSQINCKEYTQSSQATNASEEESAPTPSPTSGAPREMSGLRNNLDLQQYSFINQMCYETALHWYAKYFPYLVVIHTLIFIICGNFWFKFPGTSSKIEHFISILGKCFDSPWTTRALSEVSGETTQEKEKTIERDLSKPNMDETSPATADLPVPEKIVADTPAASVLDKKEGEQAKALFEKVKKFRHHVEEGDILYSMYMRQTILKFCKFVLITVYNAALVGQIHFIVPCMVHTEDMTGYNSFCCNHTKAHLFSKLAISYICFLGVYGLTCFYTLYWLFRRPLKEYSFRSVREETGIGDIPDVKNDFAFVLHLVDQYDSLYSKRFAVFLSEVSESRLRQLNLNHEWPADKLRQKLQQTPEGRLELHLFKLPGLPDTVFEVTETESLKLELLSEAHIPPLVSKLVRLEELSLFNCPAKIQHASLSYLRDHLKVLQVKFDDVKELPLWIFSLRALEELHLFGLLSQDASKNATLESLRELKALKVLMLKSNLSKVPQTVADVASHLQKLTIQNDGTKLLTLNALKRLSLLKELELIRCDLERIPHAVFSLNNLQVLDLKENSLHTIEEIISLQHCRKLSVLRLWHNQIAYIPEHIRKLKSLEELSLNRNKILVLPPQLFLCTKLRHLDLSHNEIRELPPEVGVLQLLQFFAVTGNFIEELPNELFFCQRLKTLKLGQNKLSSLSPKIGSLTSLVKLELKGNRIDVLPPELGSCTSLKKSGFSVEHALLETLPLDVRERLSEES